One region of Labrus mixtus chromosome 1, fLabMix1.1, whole genome shotgun sequence genomic DNA includes:
- the dld gene encoding delta-like protein D produces the protein MGRLCLLLVVSLSLLTCQVLCSGMFELKLQEFLNKKGVPGNANCCPGGSAYPQGQNQQCECKTFFRVCLKHYQANVSPEPPCTYGGAVTPVLGSNSFQVPETNADSFTNPIRFPFGFTWPGTFSLIIEALHTDSLDDLTTENPERLISRITTQRHLTVGEEWSKDMQTSGRTELRYSYRFLCDEHYYGDGCSVFCRPRDDAFGHFTCGERGEIICNSGWKGHYCTEPICLPGCDEEHGFCEKPGECKCRVGFSGRYCDDCIRYPGCLHGTCQQPWQCNCQEGWGGLFCNQDLNYCTHHKPCLNGATCTNTGQGSYTCSCLPGYTGASCELQVNECSGNPCRNGGSCTDNDNGYKCTCPPGFYGNFCELSANTCADGPCFNGGRCADNPEGGYFCQCPMGYAGFNCEKKIDHCSSNPCLNGAECVDLVNSFLCQCPEGFLGPNCEDSVSISGYCLTFPCQNGGTCQEGVNGYTCTCPPGYTGENCSSPVSRCHHSPCHNGATCHERGGRYVCACVPGYGGHNCQFLLPEVPLGQPVVDGPDRRYSLDGEIGEEDDDGNSDFPWTAVCAGVFLVLVILIGCSVLVVYIRVKLQERHSHHSDSVHSDSHETMNNMTTTNNCLRSDKELGSLMTTSIKNTNKKVEYHSDLAGSLGGLSGISGLNGPEKNGFKTRYPSVEYNLVHELRPEELSLCKDEGHEEPEVKCEILVDSDSEEGYRKRHNSDASEKKQTEESPSCSQAKYQSSSDLNNHAASDLKYTSTSDIKYQPTSDVDYHSPNDSRHHCTTDTKYQSVYVMSDQKDECIIATEV, from the exons ATGGGACGCTTATGTCTGCTTCTTGTTGTCAGCCTCTCCCTGCTCACCTGCCAG gtttTGTGCTCCGGAATGTTTGAGCTGAAGCTGCAAGAGTTTCTCAATAAGAAAGGGGTACCTGGGAACGCAAACTGCTGTCCCGGGGGCTCCGCTTATCCGCAGGGCCAAAACCAGCAGTGCGAGTGCAAAACTTTCTTTCGGGTGTGTCTGAAGCACTACCAGGCCAATGTCTCACCCGAGCCTCCCTGCACCTACGGCGGGGCCGTTACGCCCGTACTCGGCTCCAACTCCTTTCAGGTGCCGGAGACAAACGCAGACAGCTTTACCAACCCTATCCGCTTCCCCTTTGGCTTCACCTGGCCG GGGACGTTTTCACTGATCATTGAAGCCCTGCACACTGACTCCCTGGACGACCTGACAACAG AAAACCCTGAGCGTCTGATCAGCAGAATCACCACTCAACGTCACCTCACCGTAGGAGAAGAGTGGTCCAAGGACATGCAAACGAGCGGTAGGACTGAGCTGCGTTACTCTTACCGCTTCCTGTGTGACGAGCACTACTATGGCGATGGCTGCTCTGTCTTCTGCCGACCCAGAGACGACGCTTTTGGGCACTTCACCTGTGGCGAGCGTGGGGAGATCATATGCAACTCTGGCTGGAAGGGACATTACTGCACTGAAC CGATCTGTCTTCCTGGCTGTGATGAAGAGCATGGCTTCTGTGAAAAACCTGGAGAGTGCAA GTGTCGTGTGGGCTTCAGTGGACGTTATTGTGACGACTGTATACGTTACCCGGGCTGCCTCCATGGCACCTGCCAGCAGCCCTGGCAATGTAACTGCCAGGAGGGATGGGGTGGGCTCTTCTGCAACCAGG ATCTGAACTACTGTACACACCATAAGCCCTGTCTTAATGGAGCCACCTGTACCAACACTGGCCAGGGCAGTTACACGTGCTCTTGTCTGCCTGGGTACACAGGAGCCAGCTGTGAGCTCCAGGTCAACGAGTGCTCTGGAAACCCATGTCGTAATGGAGGCAGCTGCACT GACAATGATAATGGCTATAAGTGCACCTGCCCACCTGGTTTCTATGGCAACTTTTGTGAGTTAAGTGCCAATACCTGTGCAGATGGGCCTTGCTTCAATGGGGGGCGTTGCGCTGACAACCCTGAGGGAGGATACTTTTGTCAGTGTCCAATGGGATATGCTGGCTTCAACTGTGAGAAGAAAATTGACCACTGCTCTTCTAACCCATGTTTGAATG GTGCAGAATGCGTGGATCTGGTGAACTCCTTCCTCTGCCAGTGTCCTGAGGGATTTTTGGGTCCTAACTGTGAGGATAGTGTCAGCATCTCTGGGTACTGTCTGACCTTCCCTTGTCAGAACGGTGGGACGTGTCAGGAAGGAGTAAATGGATACACTTGTACCTGCCCCCCAG GATACACAGGTGAAAATTGCAGTTCCCCTGTCTCTCGCTGCCATCATAGCCCCTGTCACAATGGAGCCACCTGCCATGAGCGTGGCGGTCGctatgtgtgtgcctgtgtgcctGGTTACGGCGGTCACAACTGTCAGTTCCTCTTACCTGAGGTTCCCTTAGGTCAGCCGGTGGTTGACGGACCAGATCGGAGATATTCCCTTGATGGGGAAATTGgtgaagaggatgatgatggcAACAGTGATTTCCCCTGGACCGCTGTGTGCGCTGGGGTTTTCCTTGTTCTTGTGATCCTGATAGGCTGCTCTGTCCTGGTGGTCTACATTCGGGTCAAACTGCAGGAGCGGCACAGTCACCACAGTGACAGTGTCCATAGCGACAGCCATGAGACAATGAACAACATGACTACCACTAACAACTGTCTCCGCAGCGACAAGGAACTTGGTTCACTGATGACAACATCTATTAAAAACACCAACAAGAAGGTAGAATACCATTCAGATCTTGCGGGGTCATTGGGTGGTCTTAGTGGCATCAGTGGACTTAACGGGCCAGAGAAGAACGGCTTTAAGACTCGCTATCCTAGTGTGGAGTACAACCTGGTCCATGAGCTGCGGCCTGAGGAGCTGTCGCTGTGTAAAGATGAGGGCCATGAAGAGCCGGAGGTTAAATGTGAGATCCTGGTTGACTCTGACTCAGAGGAAGGATACAGGAAAAGACATAACAG TGACGcatcagaaaagaaacaaacagaagagtCACCGAGCTGCAGTCAAGCAAAATATCAGTCATCCAGTGACTTGAACAATCACGCAGCAAGTGATCTTAAATACACATCCACCAGTGACATAAAATACCAGCCAACAAGTGATGTTGACTACCACAGTCCCAATGACAGCAGGCACCATTGTACGACAGACACCAAATACCAGTCCGTCTACGTCATGTCAGACCAAAAAGATGAATGTATCATTGCAACAGAG GTATGA